In Candidatus Hydrogenedentota bacterium, the sequence CCGCATATTGGGACATCTGATATTCAGCACAAAGCATCGAGTCGCTTGCTTGAATGCGGAAATCCGCCCGAAGCTCTATGGCTACATGGCTGGGGTGCTCGAAGGCGAAGGTTGTCGTGAAATCCTCATCGGCGGCGTGGAGGATCACGTTCACATTGCGTTCGCGATGGCGAAGGTGGCCGCGCCCATCAAATTGGTTGAGGTAGTAAAGAAGCAATCCTCGAAGTGGATCAAAACGCAGGACAGGGCTTTCGACAAATTCTATTGGCAGTCCGGTTATGCGCTATTTTCCGTCAGCCCATCGAATCTGGACACGCTGCGCGGTTACATTTTGAACCAGGAACGGCACCACAAGAAAATGACCTTTCAAGATGAACTCCGCATCTTATTGCGAAAACACGGTATTGAGTTTGACGAACGGTATCTGTGGGATTAGGCTTCCTGCAATGCCCTTTCAGGGCGAAGAGGGACGGGGTTTGTGCCGCATACCAGGGGCGATGCCCCTGGCTAGGGTTGCGAAGCGCCTTCGGCGCAAATACGAGATTCGTATCCGGTTCTCATCGTTATCGCGTTCTGAAATGCGTCGGGGACGATTAAGCAATGCCTAAGAACACCGGCTATTGTTTTCGCGAGGAAGGGTTGTTGCACGACACGGGGCGTGGGCATCCGGAGTGCGCGGCGCGGCTCGAGGCGATTCGGAAGGCGTTCGCGGATGCGAAGGTCGAGTACATCGCGATCGACGTCGAACCGGCCACGCGGGAAGATTTGCTGCGCGTCCATACCGCGGAACATATCGACACGATCGAGCGCACCTGCAAGCAGAACGCCGATTATCCCGACGCGGACACCGTCATGGTGAAGGCGTCGTGGGACGCGGCGCTACTTGCAGCGGGCGGCGCGATTGCCGCGTGCAAGGCCGTGCTCGAGGGCAAGGTGGACAACGCGTTTTCCGCGATGCGGCCGCCCGGCCACCACGCGGAACGCGACCGCGCGATGGGCTTCTGCCTGTTCAATAACATCGCCATCGCCGCGCGGTGGCTGCGCGACGTGCGCGGCATCGGCAAGGTCGCAATCCTCGATTGGGACGTGCACCATGGCAATGGCACGCAGCACACGTTTTACGACGACGACACCGTCTATTACGCGAGCATGCATCAGCACCCGCTGTATCCCGGCACGGGCTACCCCAGCGAGCGAGGCAAGAACAACACAAACCTGAACGTGCAGATGGACTGGGGTTTTGGGCCGAAGGAATGGCTCGCCGCGCTGGATATGCAAATCATACCGGAGTTCGAGCGTTTCAAGCCTGATTTCCTATTGATATCGAGCGGGTTCGACGCGCACAAGATGGACCCGCTCGCGTCGCAGCGCCTCGAAACCGAAACCTACGCGGAGATGACGCGCCGCGTGAAACACCTCGCGAACGGCGGCATCGTGTCGCTGCTCGAGGGCGGCTACCACCTCGGCGCGCTCGGCGAGTCGGCGGTGGCGCATTTCAACGCGCTGCGGGAATGACTTTACGTCCAAATAAACTGAAACCTGAATCGGTGCGAAATATGGAGTGCGGCAGCACAGTCTTCGGCGCTGCCGCTTTGGCTCTCACGGCGCCACGCATTGGGGCGAGCAGTTGTTATTTGCAGACCAAACCGGCTCCGCCGGAAGCCAAAGCGGCAGCGCTGTCCGAAGCGGACGTTGCCGCCGCACTCCACATAGTCAATCTACTTATACTGAGTTTTCGGAGTGAGAGATATGTCAGACGAATTTGGGGCGGCGTTGATCGCGGAATGCAACCGCCGTCTCTTCGACGAATCGCTTCCGCGCATTGAGAAGTGTCTGGGACTACTGATGGAGGACGAGATTTGGTACCGTCCCAACGCGGAGACCGTCAGCGTCGGCAATTTGGTGCTGCACCTCTGTGGAAACGTGCGGCAATGGATTTGCACCGGACTTGGGCGGCAGGAGGATCACCGCGAGCGAGACAAGGAATTTGCCGAACCCGGGCCGATGCCGACTTCAGAATTGCTCGGTCGCCTTGACGCCACGATGCGTGACGCGAAGGCTGTAATCGATTCGCTTGATCCATCAACGTTAATGGAGAAGCGCTCAGTGCAGATTTATCAGGAATCCGGCTTGAGCATCCTCATCCACGTGGTCGAACATTTCACCTACCACACCGGCCAGATCACGTACTTCACCAAATCGCGTAAGGCCGTCGACACCGGCTATTACGCGGGCAAGAAACTCGGCACGCGCACGCGGCTATGAGTGCCGGTTCTCAATATCCGAATCTACGACAATTTGGCCGCATCGTCTTCTTCACCGGTGCGGGGCTTTCCGCCGAGAGCGGCATTCCGACGTACCGCGGGCGCGGCGGGATTTGGAAGCAATACAACTACGAAGATTTCGCGTGCCAGCGCGCGTTCGATCGCGACCCGGAAAAGGTGTGGGACTTTCACGACAAACGCCGCGAGCGCGTAGCGGCGTGCGAGCCGAACGAGGGACACCGCATCGTTGCGGAGGTGTTGCGGGCGGAGCCTGAATCCTGCGTGGTTACGCAAAACATCGACGGCCTGCATCAGCGGGCGGGAGTCGATCCGTCGAAAGTCATCGAACTGCACGGCAGTCTCTGGCGCGTGCGCTGCGACCGCGACGGCATCGTGGTCGCAAACGATCAAATTCCGATCGATCCCCGTCACTGCGCGTGCGGCGCATATTGGCGCCCGGACATCGTGTGGTTCGAGGATATGCTCGATCGTCGGGTGCTCGAGCGGGCGGAGGCGGCGCTGACCAAGGCCGACGCAATTGTGAGTATTGGCACCTCGGGCGTGGTGTATCCCGCCGCGGAGTTGCCGCGCATCGCCGTGGCGAACGGCGCGGTATCAATCGAGATCAACCCCGAAGACACGCCCGTCTCGCATCTTTACCAGCACCGGCTGCGCATGCCCGCCAGCGAGGCGTTGGCGAAGTTGCGGCGCTAACCGCGACGCGGCCCCTTACAGTGAAAGCCGCCCTATCGGGGATTGGACGCTTGACGGCATTTTTTGGATAATGTCCGCGAAGGCATACCCATGAGATCGGCGACGAACACCAACCGGCGTTTGCAGTTCCTGACCCGCCGGCAATTCTTCCGCGATTGCGGCGTGGGCGTGGGCAAGATCGCGCTCGCCTCGCTGCTGACGCGCGGGGCGATCGCCGTTCCGGCGAACCCGCTGGCGATCCGCCAGCCGCACTTCGCCGCGAAGGCGAAACGCGTCATCTATCTCTTCATGGCCGGCGCGCCGAGCCAGCTCGATCTGTTCGATTACAAACCGACGCTGGTGAAATACGACGGCCAGCCGATTCCGCCGGATATCGTGAAGGACCAGCGGTATGCGTTCATTCAGCGCAACGCCGGGTTGCTCGCGACGCGGTTCGCATTCGCGAAGCACGGCCAGTCCGGCGCGGAACTTTCCGAGATGCTGCCGCACCTTGCGAAAGTTGCCGATGACATTTGCCTGATCAAATCGATGTGGACGAACCAGTTCAATCACGCGCCCGCGCAGATCATGATGAATACGGGTTCGCCGCAACTGGGCCGCCCGAGCATGGGCGCGTGGGTGTCATATGGACTCGGCAGCGAGGCGGACGCGCTGCCTGGCTTCGTCGTGTTGAGCACCGGCGAAGGCGTAAGCGGCGGCGCGCATTGCTGGGGCTGCGGGTTCATGCCGACGGTGTATCAGGGCGTGCCGTTCCGCAGCGCGGGCGACCCGATCCTGAACGTGTCGAACCCGAAATTTGTGGACGCGCAGACGCAGCGCGAATCGCTAGACCTGATTAATCAGTTGAATCAGCACCGGTTCGAGGCCGTCGGCGATCCCGAGATCGAGACGCGCATCAGCAATTACGAACTCGCGTACCGCATGCAGTCGAGCGCGCCGGAACTCATGGACATCTCGAAGGAGTCGCCTGAAACGCTCGCGCTGTACGGCGCGGAACCGGGCAAAGCGTCCTTCGCGAACAATTGCCTGCTCGCGCGGCGATTGCTCGAACGCGGCGTGCGCTTCGTTAATGTCTACCACGGCGGATGGGACCACCACAGCGACGTCGCGGGCGGACTCAAGGGCCAATGCGGCGCGACGGACCAGGCGTCCGCGGCGCTGCTGATCGATCTCAAGCGGCGCGGCATGCTCGACGACACACTGGTGATCTGGGGCGGCGAATTCGGGCGCACGCCAATGGTCGAATCGAGCGCGGCGCTGGGCCGCAGCATGGGGCGCGATCACCATCCGCAAGCGTTCACCATGTGGTTGGCGGGCGCGGGCGTGCGCACGGGACAAACAATCGGCGCGACGGACGATCTCGGGTTCCACATCGCAGAGCGGCCGATTCACGTACACGATTTGCAGGCGACGATCTTGCACCTGCTCGGCCTCGAACATACCGAACTTACCTACCGCTTTAAGGGGCGCGACTTCCGCTTGACGGACGTTTCCGGCTCAATCGTCAGCGAAATTCTCGCCTAGCATCCCGATCGAGGACGCGGCGCATGCTGAACGACGCTATCATGTACCGGCTGCGAACGGTCTTCGAGTTTCACGAACATACCGTCGCCATTTCGCAACTCGAGGGCTGGCTCTCCGACATTCAGGGCTACACGCTCATGGTGCTTGCGGAACAGGGTCCGGGGCTCGGCGCGATCGTCGAGATCGGCAGTTTCAAAGGCAAATCGACATGCTGGCTTGCGAAAGGAGCGATGAGGGCTTGCCGCGAAAAGGTCTACGCCATCGATTCGTTCACAGGTTCTCCCGAGCATCAGAAAGGTATGGAGAACGAGGACCACGACATCGTAAATTCGGGGTCAACGCTCGAAGCGTTCAAGCGTAACACGTCGTTTCTGGGCGTCGCGGATCACGTCGAGACCATCGTGGCGAAGTCGGAGGACGCGGCGGCGGCTTGGAACAAGCCCATTCGTCTGCTGTTCATCGATGCCGATCACTCGTACGAAGCGTCCAAGCGCGATTTCGATTTGTGGTCGCCGCATGTAATTCAGGGCGGGCTTATCGCGTTCCACGATATCGGCGCTTGGGAAGGCGTCACCGACTTCTACAATCAGGAAGTGAAATCGAACCCGGACTATCGTGAACTCCTGAACGTGATGGGGCTGGTCGTTGTCGAGCGAATCGTCTAGCGTACGCGTCGGCCCCGCGGGTTGGTCGTACGACGACTGGAAAGGTGTCGTCTATCCGCCGGACAAACCGCGATCGCTGCACCCGCTCGAATTCCTCAGCCGCTACTTCGACACCGTCGAGGTGAATATGTCGTTCTACCGTCCGCCGAGCGCGGCGCACAGCGAGGCGTGGGTGAACAAAGTGAGCGCGAACCCGCGCTTCATGTTCACGTACAAACTCTGGGAGCGGTTCACGCACCACCGAGACGAATGGCCGAGTGTGAGCGAGCTGCGGCAGTTTCGCGACGGTATTGCGCCCTGCGTCGAGGCGGGTAAGTTCGGCGCGCTGCTCGTGCAGTTTCCGTGGAGTTTCAAGCGCACGCCGGAAAACCGGCAATGGCTCGCGCGGGTGTTGGAAGCGTTCGCGGAGTATCCGATGGCGCTGGAGATTCGCCATAATTCGTGGAACCGGCCCGAAGTGTTCGAGGCGCTCGCGGACCGGCGCGTGGCGTTCTGCAACATCGATCAGCCGCTGTTTCAGAATTCGATCGGCGTTACCGATTACGTCACCGCGCGCGTGGGCTATGTGCGGCTGCACGGGCGAAATGCCGCGGACTGGTTCCGCGAGGACGCCTCGCGCGATGACCGCTACAATTACCTGTACACGCGCAACGAGCTAAAGGAATGGCTTGCCGTCGTCCAGCGCATGCGCAAACTCGCGCAGGACATCTACGTCGTCACCAACAACCACTTCGCGGGGCAGGCGGTGGTGAATGCGTTTGAGTTGAAGCACGGGTTGGGGCAAGGGGTCGAGGAAATACCCGAGTGCTTGATCGAAAAGTACCCGAGACTAAAGGACATCAAGGACCTAAATGACGCAAAGGACGTAACGGGGGGCTGAAGGCGAACGACCTTTATGCCGGATGTGTCCTGTTGTCTTTTGGGTCTCTTGGGTCCTCTTGCCCCCACGAACGCGATTACCCGCCCAACGATTTTTTCAGCTTCTCGACGAACCGCTGGTAGAGCGGATAGGTTTTTTCGTTGCTGAGTTGGGCGAAGCGCTCGACGAGTTCGCGCTGTTCGCGCGAGATACGCGTGGGGATTTCGACCTGTACGCGGACGATTTGATCGCCCTTGTGGTAGCCGCGCAGGTCTTTGATGCCCATGCCGCGCAGGCGGAACAGGGTACCCGGTTGCGTGCCGGGCGGAACCTTCAATTCCGCGTCGCCGGTCAAGGTCGGCACTTTGATTTTGTCGCCGATGATCGCCTGAACAAAGCTCACTGGAATCTCGCAGACGACATCGTTGCCGTCGCGCATGAAGATATCGTCCGGCTCGACTTCGACGTAGATGTACAGATCGCCGCGCGGCCCGCCGTGTTCGCCGGGTTCGCCTTCGCCGGCGAGGCGCAGACGCGATCCGGTATCGACGCCGCCGGGCAGGTCGACGGACAGTTCGCGTTCGGCACGGTAGCGGCCCGTGCCTGAGCAGCGCGTGCACGGTTTGGTGATGATGCGGCCCGTGCCGCGGCAGCGTCCGCAGGTTTGCGTGATGCTGAAAAAACCTTGGGCGCGGCGAACCTGGCCGGTGCCCTGGCAGTCCGCGCAGGCCTGCGGCTGCGTGCCTGCTTGCGCGCCCGTGCCGCTGCAATCGCTGCACACTTCGCGCCGCTGGAATTTTACTTTTTTCTTCGTGCCGGACGCCGCCTCGCGCAGGGAAATTCCCAGGCGGTACTCGAGGTCGGCGCCCGCGCGCGCGGCCGTGCGCCTGCCGCGTCCGCCGCCGCTGGACCGGCCGAAGAGCACGTCGAAAAACTCGTCGAACGGCGCCTCGAACCCTTGCGCGCCCGCGCCGCCGAACCCTCCAAAACCGCCGAAGCCTTCCGCGCCACCCATCTGTTCGCCCATGTGGCCGAACTGGTCGTACTTCGCGCGCTTGTCCTTGTTCTTGAGGACGTCGTAGGCCTGGTTGATTTCTTTTAGTTTGTCCTCGGCCGCTTTGTCGCCGCCGGTTTTGTCCGGGTGAAACTTATGCGCGAGTTTCAGATAGGCCTTACGAATGTCCTCGGCGCTCGCTTCACGCGGGACACCGAGGATGTCGTAATAGTCACGCTGTCTTGCCATGGGCATACTCTATCACCTTCTGCTGCGTGCGCGTCCAACAGAGCGTGGCGATGATTAATCCTTCTTGTCGTCTTCGACGGTGAAGTCCGCGTCGATAGGACCTTCGCCTGCCGTGCCCGGCGACTCCGCGCCGCCAGCGCCTTCGGAACCGGCGCCGGCAGCCGCGCCGGCGCCCGCTTGCGCGGCGTGCGCGTACATGGCCTCCGCCATCTTGTGCGAGGCCTGCGTGAGCTTTTGCATCGCGGACTCGATGGCCGAGTTGTCCGTTCCCGCGAGCGCCGATTTCAGTTCGGCGATCGCGGCTTCGATCGCCGACTTGTCCTCGGCGCTGATCTTGTCCGCGTTTTCTTTGAGCGTCTTTTCGGTCGAGTAGACCATCGAGTCGGCGTTGTTGCGGATTTCGATGCCCTTCTTGCGTTCGGCGTCTTCCGCCGCGTGCGACTCCGCGTCCTTCAGCATCTTGTCGATGTCGGATTCGGACAGGCCGCTCGAAGATTCGATCCGAATCTTCTGTTCCTTACCCGTGCCGAGGTCTTTCGCGGAGACGTGCACAATGCCGTTCGCGTCGATATCGAAGGTGACTTCGATCTGCGGAATGCCGCGCGGGGCCGCGGGAATGCCGATGAGGTCAAAACGGCCCAGCGTGCGGTTGTGCGCGGCGAGTTCGCGCTCGCCCTGCAACACGTGAATTGTCACCGCGGTCTGGCCGTCGGCCGCGGTCGAGAAGATTTGCCGTTTCGTGACGGGGATGGTCGTGTTGCGCTCGATCAGTTTTGTGCAGATGCCGCCGAGCGTTTCGATGCCGAGCGACAGCGGCGTCACGTCGAGCAGGAGCACGTCCTTCACTTCGCCCGCGAGCACGCCCGCCTGGATCGCCGCGCCAACCGCGACGACTTCGTCGGGGTTCACGCCGCGGTGGGGCTCCTTGTTGAAGATGCTCTTGACCATTTCGCCGACCGCGGGCATGCGCGTCATGCCGCCGACGAGAATGACCTCGTCTATGTCACTCGCTTTGAGTCCCGCGTCTTCGATGGCGCGGTAGCAGGGCGCCTTCGAGCGCTGAAGCAGATCGTCGCAGAGTTGTTCGAGCTTTGAGCGGGTCAGCGTGTAATTCAGGTGCTTCGGTCCCGACGCATCCGCCGTGATGAACGGCAGGTTTATGTCGGTTTGCTTCGTGCTCGACAATTCGCACTTTGCCTTTTCCGCGGCTTCCTTGAGGCGTTGCAGCGCCATTGGGTCCTTGCGCAGATCGATGCCCTGATCGCGCAGGAACTCGTCAGCGATCCAGTCAATCACGCGCTGGTCGAAATCGTCGCCGCCGAGGTGCGTGTCGCCGTTCGTGCTCATCACTTCGAAGCTGTCGTCGCCGATCGCGAGGATCGAGATATCGAAGGTGCCGCCGCCAAGGTCGTACACGGCGACCTTCTCGTTCTTCTTGCGATCGAGACCATAGGCGAGCGCCGCGGCCGTGGGTTCGTTGATGATGCGCAGCACTTCGAGGCCCGCGATTTTGCCGGCGTCTTTCGTCGCCTGGCGCTGCGAGTCATTGAAGTATGCGGGTACGGTGATGACCGCCTGCGTCACGGGCTCGCCGAGATAGTTTTCGGCGGTTTCCTTCATCTTGCGCAGAATGATCGCGGAAATCTCGGGCGGACGGAACGATTTGCCCTGCACTTCAACCTGGCAATCGCCGCCGGGCGCGCCGGTCACTTTATACGGCACAAGCTTCTCTTCCGTCGTCACTTCCTCGTGACGCCGGCCCATGAAGCGCTTGATTGAAAAGACCGTATTCTGCGGGTTCGTGATCGCCTGGCGCTTCGCCACGGCGCCAACAAGGCGGTCGCCGTCTTTCGTAAACGCAACCACCGACGGCGTCGTGCGCGCGCCTTCCGTATTCGCGATGACGGTGGGTTCGCCGCCTTCCATTACGGCAACGCACGAGTTCGTCGTGCCCAAGTCGATCCCTATCACTTTGCCCATGTTATCCGTTCCTCCATCTCGCGGCGCGTAGCCCGTCTTCCGCAAGTTCTTTCGTTATCGTAGATTCGAGTAGCCGTACCGGCGCGGACAGGGCGTCGCCCCGCCCGAATCGTGTTCGTATTCGTTACTCAACTTTGTTCCAAAGTTTCTTCGACCGCGGCTGCGTCTTCAACCGCCTCGTCCTGTCCGGGAGTACCAAGCGACACGACGACCTTGGCCGGCCGCAGGACCATCTGCCCGAGCTTGTAACCTTTCTGAAACTCTTCGATGACGGCCTGCGCGGGCACGTCGTCCGACTCGCGCTGTGTCACGGCCTCGTGCACCTCCGGGTTGAACGGTTCGCCTGCCGCCGTGATCGGTTCCACGCCGTGCCGGACGAGCACGTCGTGAAACTGGCGCAAGACCATGCCAACGCCTTCGGCCAGGGCGTCCGGCCCGCCGTCGCGGTGCTTCATCGCCAACTCCAAGTGGTCCACCACGGGAAGCAGATCGCGAATCAGCGCTTCGGCGGCCTGCTGACGCACGCGGTCCGCGTCGCGCGCCATGCGCTTGCGATAGTTGTCGAACTCCGCGCGCATGCGGAGCACTTGGTCCGCCAACGCGGCGCGCTCGCGAACGAGCGCATCGACGTCAATCGCCGGCTCCGGCGCGGGCTCGGTTTCCACGGAAGGCGCAGCCGACTCCACCGCGGCCGCTTCTTCCGCCGCGACCTCCGCTTCCAAACGTTTTTCGAGTTCGGTCTTTTCTTCGTGCGACTTCTTCATTCGTAAACGCATCTACTCACTTCGCGCTTGGCCTGTTCTTCAACTTCTCGATAGCGGCCGGCGCTATGTCGCCAGCCGCGTTAACAATCGGCTCAACAATCCGGCCGTGTAATCCACGAGCGCGGTCACCTTCGGGTACGCCATCCGGCGTGGGCCAAGGACCCCGATCATTCCGACCTTCTTCGTACCGACGAGGTACGGCGCGGCGACGAGGCTGATTCCCTCGACGCCATCGCCTGGGGCCTCCCGCCCGATCACAACCGTTGTGCGGGGCGACTCGCCCTGCATGACGGCGGACCTCAGAATCTCCAGCAACCGCTCTTTCTCGTCCAGCAGGACGAAGACTTCGCGCGCGCGGTCCACGTCGCGGAACTCGGGCTGCTCGAAGAGCTGCGTGGCGCCTTCGAGGTACAACGTTCCCGGCCGGTTCGCCGGAAGCAGTTGCAACACGCGCAACGCCTCTTCGGCGAGCAGCCGCTGCTCGTCCAGAAACATCCGCAGCCGCGTTTGCACCGAGGTCATCAATCGATCCACCGGCACGCCGCGGAAGTTCTCGTTCAAGAACGCGCTCAACCTCGGCACGAGCGCCGATTCGATGCTGGGCTCGAGGGACACCATGTGCGTTCGCACACGGCCCACGTTGTCCGCAATCAGCACGGCGACCCGCGACGGAGTCAACGGGACCACTTCAATCCGGTTTACCTGCGCATCGCCTTCGTCCGGAGACTCGACAATGCCGGTCTGGTGCGACAGCAGCGCAAGCAGGTGGCTCGTCTGCCGCATGACCTCGTCCGCGTCGTTCAGCCGCGCGGTCAATTCCGATTCGATGCGCGCGCGTTCCTGGAGCGTCAGCTCCTGTACGCGCATCAAGTAGTCGACGTAATACCGGTAGCCCAGGTCGGTCGGCACCCGCCCGGAGCTGGTGTGCAATTGCTGTAAATAGCCGGCCTCTTCGAGGTCGGCCATCACGTTGCGCACCGTCGCGGCGCTCAAATCGATGCCGAACCGCTTCACGATGGCGCGAGACCCGACCGGCTCCGCCGTCG encodes:
- a CDS encoding histone deacetylase, with translation MPKNTGYCFREEGLLHDTGRGHPECAARLEAIRKAFADAKVEYIAIDVEPATREDLLRVHTAEHIDTIERTCKQNADYPDADTVMVKASWDAALLAAGGAIAACKAVLEGKVDNAFSAMRPPGHHAERDRAMGFCLFNNIAIAARWLRDVRGIGKVAILDWDVHHGNGTQHTFYDDDTVYYASMHQHPLYPGTGYPSERGKNNTNLNVQMDWGFGPKEWLAALDMQIIPEFERFKPDFLLISSGFDAHKMDPLASQRLETETYAEMTRRVKHLANGGIVSLLEGGYHLGALGESAVAHFNALRE
- a CDS encoding class I SAM-dependent methyltransferase, which codes for MLNDAIMYRLRTVFEFHEHTVAISQLEGWLSDIQGYTLMVLAEQGPGLGAIVEIGSFKGKSTCWLAKGAMRACREKVYAIDSFTGSPEHQKGMENEDHDIVNSGSTLEAFKRNTSFLGVADHVETIVAKSEDAAAAWNKPIRLLFIDADHSYEASKRDFDLWSPHVIQGGLIAFHDIGAWEGVTDFYNQEVKSNPDYRELLNVMGLVVVERIV
- a CDS encoding DUF72 domain-containing protein, whose protein sequence is MSSESSSVRVGPAGWSYDDWKGVVYPPDKPRSLHPLEFLSRYFDTVEVNMSFYRPPSAAHSEAWVNKVSANPRFMFTYKLWERFTHHRDEWPSVSELRQFRDGIAPCVEAGKFGALLVQFPWSFKRTPENRQWLARVLEAFAEYPMALEIRHNSWNRPEVFEALADRRVAFCNIDQPLFQNSIGVTDYVTARVGYVRLHGRNAADWFREDASRDDRYNYLYTRNELKEWLAVVQRMRKLAQDIYVVTNNHFAGQAVVNAFELKHGLGQGVEEIPECLIEKYPRLKDIKDLNDAKDVTGG
- a CDS encoding transposase yields the protein MPQSFVRILGHLIFSTKHRVACLNAEIRPKLYGYMAGVLEGEGCREILIGGVEDHVHIAFAMAKVAAPIKLVEVVKKQSSKWIKTQDRAFDKFYWQSGYALFSVSPSNLDTLRGYILNQERHHKKMTFQDELRILLRKHGIEFDERYLWD
- the grpE gene encoding nucleotide exchange factor GrpE translates to MRLRMKKSHEEKTELEKRLEAEVAAEEAAAVESAAPSVETEPAPEPAIDVDALVRERAALADQVLRMRAEFDNYRKRMARDADRVRQQAAEALIRDLLPVVDHLELAMKHRDGGPDALAEGVGMVLRQFHDVLVRHGVEPITAAGEPFNPEVHEAVTQRESDDVPAQAVIEEFQKGYKLGQMVLRPAKVVVSLGTPGQDEAVEDAAAVEETLEQS
- the hrcA gene encoding heat-inducible transcription repressor HrcA, with translation MRQDADLSERENLILQAAVHSYITTAEPVGSRAIVKRFGIDLSAATVRNVMADLEEAGYLQQLHTSSGRVPTDLGYRYYVDYLMRVQELTLQERARIESELTARLNDADEVMRQTSHLLALLSHQTGIVESPDEGDAQVNRIEVVPLTPSRVAVLIADNVGRVRTHMVSLEPSIESALVPRLSAFLNENFRGVPVDRLMTSVQTRLRMFLDEQRLLAEEALRVLQLLPANRPGTLYLEGATQLFEQPEFRDVDRAREVFVLLDEKERLLEILRSAVMQGESPRTTVVIGREAPGDGVEGISLVAAPYLVGTKKVGMIGVLGPRRMAYPKVTALVDYTAGLLSRLLTRLAT
- the dnaJ gene encoding molecular chaperone DnaJ; translation: MARQRDYYDILGVPREASAEDIRKAYLKLAHKFHPDKTGGDKAAEDKLKEINQAYDVLKNKDKRAKYDQFGHMGEQMGGAEGFGGFGGFGGAGAQGFEAPFDEFFDVLFGRSSGGGRGRRTAARAGADLEYRLGISLREAASGTKKKVKFQRREVCSDCSGTGAQAGTQPQACADCQGTGQVRRAQGFFSITQTCGRCRGTGRIITKPCTRCSGTGRYRAERELSVDLPGGVDTGSRLRLAGEGEPGEHGGPRGDLYIYVEVEPDDIFMRDGNDVVCEIPVSFVQAIIGDKIKVPTLTGDAELKVPPGTQPGTLFRLRGMGIKDLRGYHKGDQIVRVQVEIPTRISREQRELVERFAQLSNEKTYPLYQRFVEKLKKSLGG
- a CDS encoding DUF1501 domain-containing protein: MRSATNTNRRLQFLTRRQFFRDCGVGVGKIALASLLTRGAIAVPANPLAIRQPHFAAKAKRVIYLFMAGAPSQLDLFDYKPTLVKYDGQPIPPDIVKDQRYAFIQRNAGLLATRFAFAKHGQSGAELSEMLPHLAKVADDICLIKSMWTNQFNHAPAQIMMNTGSPQLGRPSMGAWVSYGLGSEADALPGFVVLSTGEGVSGGAHCWGCGFMPTVYQGVPFRSAGDPILNVSNPKFVDAQTQRESLDLINQLNQHRFEAVGDPEIETRISNYELAYRMQSSAPELMDISKESPETLALYGAEPGKASFANNCLLARRLLERGVRFVNVYHGGWDHHSDVAGGLKGQCGATDQASAALLIDLKRRGMLDDTLVIWGGEFGRTPMVESSAALGRSMGRDHHPQAFTMWLAGAGVRTGQTIGATDDLGFHIAERPIHVHDLQATILHLLGLEHTELTYRFKGRDFRLTDVSGSIVSEILA
- a CDS encoding NAD-dependent deacylase, translated to MSAGSQYPNLRQFGRIVFFTGAGLSAESGIPTYRGRGGIWKQYNYEDFACQRAFDRDPEKVWDFHDKRRERVAACEPNEGHRIVAEVLRAEPESCVVTQNIDGLHQRAGVDPSKVIELHGSLWRVRCDRDGIVVANDQIPIDPRHCACGAYWRPDIVWFEDMLDRRVLERAEAALTKADAIVSIGTSGVVYPAAELPRIAVANGAVSIEINPEDTPVSHLYQHRLRMPASEALAKLRR
- a CDS encoding DUF1572 family protein, with protein sequence MSDEFGAALIAECNRRLFDESLPRIEKCLGLLMEDEIWYRPNAETVSVGNLVLHLCGNVRQWICTGLGRQEDHRERDKEFAEPGPMPTSELLGRLDATMRDAKAVIDSLDPSTLMEKRSVQIYQESGLSILIHVVEHFTYHTGQITYFTKSRKAVDTGYYAGKKLGTRTRL
- the dnaK gene encoding molecular chaperone DnaK encodes the protein MGKVIGIDLGTTNSCVAVMEGGEPTVIANTEGARTTPSVVAFTKDGDRLVGAVAKRQAITNPQNTVFSIKRFMGRRHEEVTTEEKLVPYKVTGAPGGDCQVEVQGKSFRPPEISAIILRKMKETAENYLGEPVTQAVITVPAYFNDSQRQATKDAGKIAGLEVLRIINEPTAAALAYGLDRKKNEKVAVYDLGGGTFDISILAIGDDSFEVMSTNGDTHLGGDDFDQRVIDWIADEFLRDQGIDLRKDPMALQRLKEAAEKAKCELSSTKQTDINLPFITADASGPKHLNYTLTRSKLEQLCDDLLQRSKAPCYRAIEDAGLKASDIDEVILVGGMTRMPAVGEMVKSIFNKEPHRGVNPDEVVAVGAAIQAGVLAGEVKDVLLLDVTPLSLGIETLGGICTKLIERNTTIPVTKRQIFSTAADGQTAVTIHVLQGERELAAHNRTLGRFDLIGIPAAPRGIPQIEVTFDIDANGIVHVSAKDLGTGKEQKIRIESSSGLSESDIDKMLKDAESHAAEDAERKKGIEIRNNADSMVYSTEKTLKENADKISAEDKSAIEAAIAELKSALAGTDNSAIESAMQKLTQASHKMAEAMYAHAAQAGAGAAAGAGSEGAGGAESPGTAGEGPIDADFTVEDDKKD